A stretch of the Corvus moneduloides isolate bCorMon1 chromosome 8, bCorMon1.pri, whole genome shotgun sequence genome encodes the following:
- the LOC116447390 gene encoding lysosomal acid lipase/cholesteryl ester hydrolase-like isoform X2 produces MLSYTGRSHTELCCCSFHQHRLLAVRQPGDRPGTAAEGASKGVKQSPKMWCLFMLLCSQGIAFSAGFTAASIPSHCKKSRDPECFMNVSEIIRYHGFPSEEYEVTTEDGYILGVYRIPAGRNSQNTEKKPAVLLHHGVLADATHWISNLPNNSLGFLLADAGYDVWLGNSRGDTWSLKHKTLKPCQKEFWQFSFDETGKYDIPAELYFIMNKTGQKDVYYIGHSEGSTAGFIAFSTYPDLSQKIKAFFSLAPVVTITHATSPAVMLTQLPQPLIRLLLGCKGAFHYHELMKGLATQLCACLGKVCGSIFCAIAGGRIQNMNTSRADAYAGHYPAGTSVQNVIHWHQILRADQFQAYDYGCKENMKRYNQTAPPVYKIEEIRTPTAVWSGGEDKFADPKDMARLLPRITNLIYHEHFPAWGHLDFIWGLDATEKMYLKIIELMKKYA; encoded by the exons ATGCTCTCCTATACAGGCAGatcacacacagagctctgctgctgctccttccatcAGCACAGGCTTCTGGCAGTGAGGCAGCCGGGAGACAGACCAGGAACTGCAGCAGAAGGCGCAAGCAAGGGAGTCAAACAGAG CCCCAAGATGTGGTGCCTCTTcatgctgctctgctcccaaggaaTTGCCTTTTCAGCAGGATTCACAGCAGCCTCCATCCCAAGCCACTGCAAGAAGAGTCGCGACCCCGAATGCTTCATGAATGTT AGTGAAATTATCAGATATCATGGATTCCCCAGCGAGGAATATGAAGTTACAACAGAGGATGGATACATTCTTGGTGTTTACAGAATTCCTGCTGGAAGGAACAGCCAAAATACAG AGAAGAAGCCTGCAGTCTTGCTACATCATGGTGTTTTAGCAGATGCTACTCACTGGATTTCCAACCTGCCCAACAACAGCTTAGGCTTCCTCCTCGCAGATGCCGGCTACGATGTCTGGTTGGGAAACAGCCGAGGAGACACCTGGTCTTTAAAACACAAGACGCTTAAGCCCTGCCAGAAAGAGTTCTGGCAGTTCAG CTTCGATGAAACAGGTAAATACGATATTCCAGCAGAGCTGTACTTCATCATGAATAAAACCGGACAGAAGGATGTTTACTATATTGGTCACTCGGAAGGGTCAACTGCAG GCTTCATAGCATTTTCTACTTATCCTGATTTGTCTCAGAAGATTAAAGCATTCTTTTCTTTGGCACCAGTAGTCACCATCACACATGCTACCAGTCCTGCGGTAATGCTCACACAGCTTCCCCAGCCACTGATCAGG TTACTACTTGGCTGCAAAGGAGCTTTTCACTACCATGAACTGATGAAAGGACTTGCAACACAGCTCTGTGCATGTCTGGGAAAAGTTTGTGGCAGTATCTTCTGCGCCATAGCAGGGGGCAGGATACAAAATATGAACACG AGTCGAGCAGATGCTTATGCAGGACATTACCCAGCTGGAACATCAGTACAGAATGTTATTCACTGGCATCAG ATATTACGTGCAGACCAGTTTCAAGCTTATGACTATGGCTGTAAGGAGAACATGAAGAGATACAACCAG ACTGCTCCTCCTGTGTACAAGATAGAGGAGATAAGGACACCAACTGCTGTTTGGAGTGGTGGAGAGGACAAATTTGCAGACCCAAAAGACATGGCAAGGCTACTTCCTCGGATCACTAATCTCATTTACCATGAGCATTTTCCTGCATGGGGACATCTTGATTTCATCTGGGGCCTTGATGCAACTGAGAAAATGTATCTGAAAATCATTGaactaatgaaaaaatatgcttaa
- the LOC116447390 gene encoding lysosomal acid lipase/cholesteryl ester hydrolase-like isoform X3 — protein sequence MLSYTGRSHTELCCCSFHQHRLLAVRQPGDRPGTAAEGASKGVKQSPKMWCLFMLLCSQGIAFSAGFTAASIPSHCKKSRDPECFMNVSEIIRYHGFPSEEYEVTTEDGYILGVYRIPAGRNSQNTEKKPAVLLHHGVLADATHWISNLPNNSLGFLLADAGYDVWLGNSRGDTWSLKHKTLKPCQKEFWQFSFDETGKYDIPAELYFIMNKTGQKDVYYIGHSEGSTAGFIAFSTYPDLSQKIKAFFSLAPVVTITHATSPAVMLTQLPQPLIRLLLGCKGAFHYHELMKGLATQLCACLGKVCGSIFCAIAGGRIQNMNTSRADAYAGHYPAGTSVQNVIHWHQILRADQFQAYDYGCKENMKRYNQAKSHTQVQGLDEYRDLHFPKNPQDCSSCVQDRGDKDTNCCLEWWRGQICRPKRHGKATSSDH from the exons ATGCTCTCCTATACAGGCAGatcacacacagagctctgctgctgctccttccatcAGCACAGGCTTCTGGCAGTGAGGCAGCCGGGAGACAGACCAGGAACTGCAGCAGAAGGCGCAAGCAAGGGAGTCAAACAGAG CCCCAAGATGTGGTGCCTCTTcatgctgctctgctcccaaggaaTTGCCTTTTCAGCAGGATTCACAGCAGCCTCCATCCCAAGCCACTGCAAGAAGAGTCGCGACCCCGAATGCTTCATGAATGTT AGTGAAATTATCAGATATCATGGATTCCCCAGCGAGGAATATGAAGTTACAACAGAGGATGGATACATTCTTGGTGTTTACAGAATTCCTGCTGGAAGGAACAGCCAAAATACAG AGAAGAAGCCTGCAGTCTTGCTACATCATGGTGTTTTAGCAGATGCTACTCACTGGATTTCCAACCTGCCCAACAACAGCTTAGGCTTCCTCCTCGCAGATGCCGGCTACGATGTCTGGTTGGGAAACAGCCGAGGAGACACCTGGTCTTTAAAACACAAGACGCTTAAGCCCTGCCAGAAAGAGTTCTGGCAGTTCAG CTTCGATGAAACAGGTAAATACGATATTCCAGCAGAGCTGTACTTCATCATGAATAAAACCGGACAGAAGGATGTTTACTATATTGGTCACTCGGAAGGGTCAACTGCAG GCTTCATAGCATTTTCTACTTATCCTGATTTGTCTCAGAAGATTAAAGCATTCTTTTCTTTGGCACCAGTAGTCACCATCACACATGCTACCAGTCCTGCGGTAATGCTCACACAGCTTCCCCAGCCACTGATCAGG TTACTACTTGGCTGCAAAGGAGCTTTTCACTACCATGAACTGATGAAAGGACTTGCAACACAGCTCTGTGCATGTCTGGGAAAAGTTTGTGGCAGTATCTTCTGCGCCATAGCAGGGGGCAGGATACAAAATATGAACACG AGTCGAGCAGATGCTTATGCAGGACATTACCCAGCTGGAACATCAGTACAGAATGTTATTCACTGGCATCAG ATATTACGTGCAGACCAGTTTCAAGCTTATGACTATGGCTGTAAGGAGAACATGAAGAGATACAACCAG GCTAAGAGCCACACCCAGGTCCAAGGACTGGATGAGTACAGAGATCTTCACTTCCCCAAAAATCCTCAAG ACTGCTCCTCCTGTGTACAAGATAGAGGAGATAAGGACACCAACTGCTGTTTGGAGTGGTGGAGAGGACAAATTTGCAGACCCAAAAGACATGGCAAGGCTACTTCCTCGGATCACTAA
- the LOC116447390 gene encoding lysosomal acid lipase/cholesteryl ester hydrolase-like isoform X1 translates to MLSYTGRSHTELCCCSFHQHRLLAVRQPGDRPGTAAEGASKGVKQSPKMWCLFMLLCSQGIAFSAGFTAASIPSHCKKSRDPECFMNVSEIIRYHGFPSEEYEVTTEDGYILGVYRIPAGRNSQNTEKKPAVLLHHGVLADATHWISNLPNNSLGFLLADAGYDVWLGNSRGDTWSLKHKTLKPCQKEFWQFSFDETGKYDIPAELYFIMNKTGQKDVYYIGHSEGSTAGFIAFSTYPDLSQKIKAFFSLAPVVTITHATSPAVMLTQLPQPLIRLLLGCKGAFHYHELMKGLATQLCACLGKVCGSIFCAIAGGRIQNMNTSRADAYAGHYPAGTSVQNVIHWHQILRADQFQAYDYGCKENMKRYNQCRQILAACPIDEGMCPMTCQLTCHSQKAKSHTQVQGLDEYRDLHFPKNPQDCSSCVQDRGDKDTNCCLEWWRGQICRPKRHGKATSSDH, encoded by the exons ATGCTCTCCTATACAGGCAGatcacacacagagctctgctgctgctccttccatcAGCACAGGCTTCTGGCAGTGAGGCAGCCGGGAGACAGACCAGGAACTGCAGCAGAAGGCGCAAGCAAGGGAGTCAAACAGAG CCCCAAGATGTGGTGCCTCTTcatgctgctctgctcccaaggaaTTGCCTTTTCAGCAGGATTCACAGCAGCCTCCATCCCAAGCCACTGCAAGAAGAGTCGCGACCCCGAATGCTTCATGAATGTT AGTGAAATTATCAGATATCATGGATTCCCCAGCGAGGAATATGAAGTTACAACAGAGGATGGATACATTCTTGGTGTTTACAGAATTCCTGCTGGAAGGAACAGCCAAAATACAG AGAAGAAGCCTGCAGTCTTGCTACATCATGGTGTTTTAGCAGATGCTACTCACTGGATTTCCAACCTGCCCAACAACAGCTTAGGCTTCCTCCTCGCAGATGCCGGCTACGATGTCTGGTTGGGAAACAGCCGAGGAGACACCTGGTCTTTAAAACACAAGACGCTTAAGCCCTGCCAGAAAGAGTTCTGGCAGTTCAG CTTCGATGAAACAGGTAAATACGATATTCCAGCAGAGCTGTACTTCATCATGAATAAAACCGGACAGAAGGATGTTTACTATATTGGTCACTCGGAAGGGTCAACTGCAG GCTTCATAGCATTTTCTACTTATCCTGATTTGTCTCAGAAGATTAAAGCATTCTTTTCTTTGGCACCAGTAGTCACCATCACACATGCTACCAGTCCTGCGGTAATGCTCACACAGCTTCCCCAGCCACTGATCAGG TTACTACTTGGCTGCAAAGGAGCTTTTCACTACCATGAACTGATGAAAGGACTTGCAACACAGCTCTGTGCATGTCTGGGAAAAGTTTGTGGCAGTATCTTCTGCGCCATAGCAGGGGGCAGGATACAAAATATGAACACG AGTCGAGCAGATGCTTATGCAGGACATTACCCAGCTGGAACATCAGTACAGAATGTTATTCACTGGCATCAG ATATTACGTGCAGACCAGTTTCAAGCTTATGACTATGGCTGTAAGGAGAACATGAAGAGATACAACCAG TGCAGACAGATTCTTGCAGCCTGCCCTATTGATGAAGGGATGTGTCCAATGACATGTCAACTTACCTGCCATTCCCAAAAGGCTAAGAGCCACACCCAGGTCCAAGGACTGGATGAGTACAGAGATCTTCACTTCCCCAAAAATCCTCAAG ACTGCTCCTCCTGTGTACAAGATAGAGGAGATAAGGACACCAACTGCTGTTTGGAGTGGTGGAGAGGACAAATTTGCAGACCCAAAAGACATGGCAAGGCTACTTCCTCGGATCACTAA